AAGACAATAATGAAATGAGTAACACTGAATTAAAACACTATATAAAAAATGAGATGAAcacaacaataataattttatgaTTACAGCTAAAGAATGCAAAAATACTGATTATTCAACtctaataaaaacatttcaaggCAAAAAAGCCCACTACATTATACCAGGCTATCCTCCGCCCTCTCATTCCATTTATGTCGCTTAATAGTTTCTTCTTTCACAGCTTGCTTCAGTTTATCAAAGATATCAtcatgttcttttccttttttttctgtcatgaaaCGGGAAAATTCTTCTTGCAAAGTCTCCCATGCCACCTGGAAAGTTAGCAAACAATTTCTCCTGAAATGGACCATTATACCATACACCAGCTGATAAAGGAACATTTACTACAATTCTTTCAAGTACAAAAATCTGGAGACtttccaaaaaaaccacacaaacatAAATCACTGACTTTTcctttgctgccttttcctttgtAGCAAGCACAGTTCTGTTAAACTTTTATAAATCTATTAAATGTGAATACATCTACTTGAGGGGTTTGTTAATCTTGTAAAAACAGGTTCgggttttttcctctaataGACAAAATTCACCAGAAGAGCAAAATACAATGGGTTTGCTCTGAATGGTTCTGCAACATCAAGATCTTCCCAGCCTTTTCTGACATGTAAGCTAATTAAAAGCACTGAAGTCAGCCATTCAAACATCATCTTACTTCTCTGGAgttatgcttttattttacattttaattaagttttaatttgattttttaatttaaagaactAAATACTCACCTCTACTGCTTTATTAGGCAGTTGCTTGTCAGTCCACTGCTTCAGTTTGATGTCCACAGTGGTGTTAAATGTCCCTGAGTTtgcagtctgtgctgctggcaggtaTATGTTCTCAATCACATGAGTAGATACCCTTTCCCATAAAGTTTTCTCAAGCATCTCCTCCCTAAAATCAGAGTTGTAACACATTGATAGTTTCCAGTACACAAGTGATGGTTTCAAGTACACCAGTGACTAATAGGTGTGCATTCCATTTGTTAGGAACACCGAAAAAAAGACTACATGTCACAAGAACACAATATATTGTCcaagaaaaacagtttcttaCTTATAATTGAGAATGTTGTTTACTAGAACTCCATTTTAAAGGCAAACTTCTCCTagtaaattatgaaaaaaaaagaagaaaaaattactgtacCAGTGCTTTGGCGTGACCTGAGTCAAACTTATGACTTCATCAAGAATCTCATTCTTTGCTTTCTCAAACAGTTCATTCTGTGCAAAAGGAAATAGTAAGATTAAGTGTAGTTTGATCATGTCTCCAtacaaaaggtaaaaaagtccaaaaccttttctttaaGGCCTTTAAGCATCAAATGATACCTCCTGGTCATGTTCTGAACAATGTGTGTCCATATCATCAACTACTCTGGTTTGCCATACATTTCCCCCCCATCTCTTGGCATGCCTTTGTCCAGGCATGGCATTTCAATATTCAGGATCTCTATAAAAGAATTACAAAATGAGATCCCAATTGTTTTGTTACTCTGTCCGATAGACCAGGGAATGTATCTTCTCTTTGCCGGTTCTGTCATGATTACAAAGAAACACTGATCTGTCCCTGGAGGCAAGTTAGGTCAGGTAACTGTATCCTAGAAGAATGAAGGACTTAAGTGCTGAAGCATCGCAATTTTGAAGAACAGTATTTCCTTCCCctacaataatttattttgaattttgaaatgtcAGTACTTTATGTTAACTTTAAGAAACCtttacaaatgaaattaaaaggcatAAATGTAGATTCATAGTCTTCAACCCTAATACACAGTAATAGCAGTAGTGTAATTTACCCTGTCAAGCTCTCGCAGCCGGGGGTAATTGTTCTTCCATTCCGTCTCCAGATTGAAACGTGTGGCTGCAAAAATCAGAAACAGGGccttgtttttttaattgtccaTAAGCATTTCATGACTAACTTAGAAGTTCAGCAGGTCTTAAAATTGCTACAAATGTTGCTTGTGAAAAACTCTCCAAGAACTTTAAGTGTGTCTGCAAATgagtagaatttttttctgtctatgCCAAGATATTCTGTCTACAAATtgcatgcattaaaaaaagcacagtGGAGTTATTcagcttccagctctgcacacatcagccctgctctggctgacCAGATAGTACCTTTATATAGGAAGCCATTTTAAACATCTTAATCCAGTGGAAGAACTGTGTTTTgcccaccaaaaaaccacccaactTGATTTTTGTTCTTCATAGATTTTTACTCCTTTGGCTTTTAGAGTAAGTGGTAGTTTGCaacataaattacttttttagtttttttctagaaattaCCTGGAGCAATTATCAATTAATGGGAAATGCTCATCATACAAAACATATGAAGCAATTGTCCAAGAATGCTGGCAAAACATTATATGCATATGGAAGAAATAATTGTTTAATAGGAAGTTGCTATTTCCCTTTTTGTTCAAAACATGATTACCTTTAAAAGCATCTGCTTGCTGCTCCACAGACTCTCTCACCATTTTCCAAAAGCAGTCTGACACAGCAAGACTTAAGTTCTTGGTTGTTACCTGATGTGCTTTCAGCATACTTGTCCTGTAAAGAAAGACAGCCAGAGGAAGTTCTCTGCACACCTATGCTTTCAGGCCCCCATTTTCTGCTCGCTAGAATAAAGCTTTGCTTCTCAGAGCAGAAAATAACATGTAACTGTGTACCTAACCCAAATTTAAATCTCTTCCTCTAAAATACTTAGTGTTTCAAAATACTCCTCTCAGCTTTAAGTGCTCAGACAAGCTGAAACTTAGTTCTTGTAGAGAGGATGGAGAGACACACAAACCTTGGAAGAGTGACCCAGAACTGCAGCGGAATCAACTGCTGCCTGAAGATGCCTGTCTGTCTCCACTGACTTACAGCAAGCATTAGGAAACTAGGATAAATTGGTCACCTCAACATGATACTTAATTTAAGCATATTAAATCTCAATTAGTGTTTTCACATTGCAATCCTTTTATATTCCACAACAAAAATGGATGCTAGCATTTACCATCACAGGCTCATTTTAACAGAAAGGACAAAATAGCAACGTACTTTAAAAGCTTTGAATTTTGGAAAAATTCCTCTTCATATTCTTTAATGGATTCAATGCTTTCACTGCTGTttcctgcaaaaagaaaagagtgcTGCAACAGTTCCATTTAGACACCTTTCTGGGCTTCCAAGGACAAAACAAGCAAAGCTAGAGCTCTCTTTACCTTTTCCAGTAACAACTGCAAAATAACCCAAAGCTTTCATTGGGAAGAGTTTGCCTTCAATGATTTGCTGGATCTGTGAAAATAAAGGATTTAAGAAAAACCATCATTAACTTTGCACAGAGACTTTCATTCCTTCAGGACAGTTTAAAGGCCAGATCTAGTCATAGCTATGCATAGACTACAGCAGGAAGCAGTTTGTCATGGGACTATGAGTTCTACtgagactgaaaacaaaacaaatgaaaaaaaaaggcacaaatcTAATAAGGCATAACACAGCAgaacacaaaacacaacaaaaatgcCTATATCAGAACATCCTTAGCCTTTTTGGGAAATGGAACTTGCTCAGGTCACCTTTATGAAAGGAATCAGTATTAAAGCAAGCTGAGACTAAAGTCCCCTAGCTGATCACTAAAAGCAAGGCCTGAGAGAGATTAAAACAACAACtaccaaaaaaatcaccataCTGAATACAGAAATATGCACTCAAAAACATCTAGAACAGGCAGGTGAAGTCCAATATCTCTCCCAGCATCTCAAGTATTTTACCATGTGCTATTTCAGCCAGCACAATATGAGAAAAAGAGTTTCAGCTGTTTGGACTCACCCTGTTTGGACTAGCcacatttttctctgcaagatCAACCTTAGTCAACACAAATATGGTCCTTTTTCCTTGGGGATCCATTTGGCTGACTAAGTCTGTGACAATACTGCGTTCTGCATCCACTGACCCATCTAAATCAAATATAAAGTTTATTTTAGGGACTATGTAATCTAACACACAGTACTGAAAACACAGTAGCCATCAATTAAGTTTCATGTTACAAACTTAACCCAGTAAAATTAGACTTATATTCCATTTTTGGATACACATAgtggaaaaaatgctttattctCAGAATCAAAGCAAAGTAGTTTGGTGTAGTCTGGTAAGTTTTCAACAAGTACCAGCTTACTCAAAATATTCAACATTATATTATATTCAATATTATTGCATGCTGCCACCAAAAACAATGCTGTGGAAAACTTGAATTTTATTATCACcaccatttttctttaatgctaaaaaaaaacctcttagcAAAAAGTTGCTTTTTGCCACAGGTTGCACAGATTGGCTTAATTTATAAACAGACATTCCAAATCATGCTGTTTTGTACAGTACAAATtatcacaaaaggaaaaataccatATGAACCAtgattaaaaatacaaatggatAATTGCTTAGACTCTTAGTACCTTGAATACAGAGGATGATGGCATTGGGATTCTGCATGTAGGCTTTGCTGATGCTAAAGATAGTTTCCTTTGTATCTGGAGCCATACCTGACGTCACAGTCTTTAATATGCATATggagataaatatttaaagaaaaacaaaaaaaatgttaaaaacccccaaacagcTAATGTTCTCATCAATAACATGACTTCATTTACatgtcttcattttttaaattattgcatACTCACACTAATGACTCCAGGTAAATCAACCAATACCATTCTCTGCAAACCAGGACCTTTCACACTTAAGGAGATGgtctgtgaaataaaattgaaattagaAGTTTATACACCATCTACTTTGAGTATAGTTACACAGacaaacacacatatataaaactATATGAACACATATTTATACACATGTATTATTCAGCAATAACCCATCACTTTTAAATAGGAAGTACAACTTTCAATGCAAGTATAAATGCAGTATTGTCctttaaaactgatttaaacAGTCCAAATACACTTTGTATACTGCAAAATACAAAGTGTATGCAGACTGGATTCATCACAGTCCCCCAGCTGAAGAATACTTCCAAAacacatacatatatttaccatgaaatatttgaaaagtctTACCTCAGTGCTAACAGTACACCCTTCTTTCACACTATTTCTCATTCtgatttctatttcatttctcAAAGCTGCAAGCTGttacaaaaaaagcaaaatatcaaACACAAAATTCTTTATTACTGtgatagaagaaaaattacctaCACAGAAAACCACTTTTAGTTAGGGATGAAGATCTCAGTTTATAAGTAATATTTCAAATGCATGTTTAGTAAGTCTGGTAAATGGGGAGGGTACTAAAGGACAGATTACCTGCAGATCCCTTCATACTTCAAAAAGTGTCTCAGCACAAGGAGCACTCAACATTTTATCCACTTCAGTACCAGTCAAAGAGATAATTTAATAGCTAATACAATGCATTGCCCCACTAAACATCTTTCACTCTACTTGAACAGAGGCATAGGGATCACAGAGatataaaattattcagagAATCAACAGAGGTCTCATTAACTTCCAGTCACTTTATCATACTTACATCCTCCTCTTTGGTCAGATCAAACTCCCGAGAGCTGTCTTTGAATAAAGCCACATGGTGGGGACCTTCACTAAGGGTCACCTAAATGTTAAAAGCTTTAATGAGAAAGTATAGCAAATCTAACACAGAGAAACATGAGAAGTACATGGTATATGTACACTTCCCTCTGTAGAAACACAATTACAGGTAATGCTCTTTTAGCACAAAATTACTAAATGGTACTGCTACTACTCAGACAGGACACATGGATCATATACAGACCTGCAGAGCTCTTGTCATTGGCTGAAACAACTCCCTTGTTTACAGGCCATTTTATAAACCTATGTATATGTATGCTTCAATCAATGTCATAATCAGAGGGAGAACAATACAGCAAATGCTGATTCAGAGAAGAGGATGTTTCTTACCTTGACAGGGGAACGTGTCATCATCTCCCCAGACCCTCGAGGGAATATGCGGGCCTGGGCAATCATTTCTAACACGCTGGTTTTTCCTGCACTTTGGTCTCCAACCACCACCACCTTAAGTGAAAGTTTAAACAGCCATTGGCTTTTGGAAGGACATTTTGGAAGTTTAGATAAAAGCTGGCTACGAAGAGATACATCTGTATCAACGCCAGCTGTATTCTGCTCGATAATAAATGCATGGTTTTGAAGAAGTACTAACTTGTTGTcaagcaaaaaaacctgacTTGTGCTTAAGAGAGCACAGTCCACAAAGCACCCTGCCAGAGCATCTACTGAAGAAAGGGAGGGCTTGTTGCTCTCATGGCAGGCAGCTCTCCTCTTCTTGTACAAAATGCTTTCAGCAGGCAAAACACTACTCATGTGGTAGATGCTGCTTCTGCCCGGAACGAGCTGAATCCTGAGTTTCTCCATCTTATGGCTTCCTATAGAACCTACCAATACTACAGGTGGTTGTGCAAGCTGGAAGCATCCCTGGCTCTCTCCTACACCAGCAGTCAGGCTAACCCCCTCCCAAATCCCCTTCCTCAACAGCAGCATGCTGTGGAGAGATGGATAGGGCACCTTAATCACTCAGCTCCACTCACACACAGTGGGAAATAACAAACATTTTACAAAGCTGAGGAGGATGAGATGCACGGACTGAAAccatttaaaatggaaagctgagcacagcagcagtaaCTGAATCTAGACAGGGTTTATCTAAGAGCCAAAACAGGCTTAGCATGGGtaaatttgttattttcaaaattatcttactgcttttaaaatgaaagatgtGTCTTAAGCAAAAAGGTGGAGTTACAAGAAAATAGGCTAACACTAACTCTGGATTATTCTGGAATATAATGAAATGTTCTATTTAATTGCAAAACTGGTGTTTCAGTAGAAATCATTTAACTTGTTATCTACTTACTCGAGGTAGGTGATCTTGAGTGTTATAACTAGCATCATAATCAGACAGGATGTCAAGTACTTCAGAATACATATCAATCAAGGACTTCTACAAAAATAAgtacacagagaaaacacagccaaaTAAGAGAACAGAAGTTTCAGACTACTTCTTCTGTAAATTtgtgtaaaaatgtttttactttcTCTTGATGGTTTGAAACCACAGCTGTCTATACTGCAGTTATCATTTTCTACGAAATACAATACCAAGTAAAGTCACTCCTTGATTCCTGTggatgaaggaggaaaatgaaagctCCTATGTATAGCAAACTTTGCAGCTTTCAGGTTAAGCTAAACTGAGTTTCTTCCACTGAACATCTAGAATTATCTAGTTTGATGAACAATAAACATTAACAAGGATACTGAGTTATCAAACTTATTATGCACAAGTAAGATTCATCTTTCAGTTCCCAGAGGAAAGAGTAAGATCCATATTGGTTAACAAATcaaacagagaagcagaaaacatctatttttaaaatgctcagGATACTGgcagacaaaaacaaaagctaGTCTCACTGGATTTATACCGTCATTAAATGATGTTCCCTGACCCCATAACTTGCTCCTACCAAACTCAATGAGACCCACGACAAAGCACAAAGGTATCAGGCTGTGTGTGCAAGAAGAGTTGGAAGCAAGATTATCTGAAAATACAGTAAAGCTACATGAAAAAACCAAGCCACATTTCCCAATCTCTTAGGTAAGTTATTTAGTTGACATGGTAATCCCTTTGTGGTTTTCAATTGAAGCCACTTCCAAAAGTTATatagttaaaaaataaaggatgtATGAAAGTTCTGATGACTCAAAAATTAACAGAGGTATCTTAAAACAAATATTATAAGTTTATATATGAATTAACAAATGCAATTTAGAATAGCATAATGGAAAATATGGTGTAATTATATTTCAATGGGGTTTTGTAACACGTACCTTTAACTTCCTCTGATGAATTCCCTTGTCATCTCTTTGCAGTACCAATTTTCTCAGTTCTTTGTTCTCCTTCTCTAATCGCTCAAGCATTCTTTGGTATTTTAGCTACAAAAAGTAGTACAAACACATTTGTGTAATTATGGACATAATAGATTCAATAGGAACAAAGATTTACCTTATAAAAAACTTATAATCCTTCAGGCAGGTCTTTCAAAAATATAGAAACCTTCATGATCACTAGTTATTAAGAATACAAGGTCACCAAGAGAAGAGTGttagaattacttttttttttaatgcaaccCTTTTGCTTCAAAAGTTTTTATAAGAGCACACTGTTCAAACCTCAGAACACAATGATCAATATTAAAGCATCTTAAGCACCATTTTCAAAGGAGCTACCCATATGGAACCAGACAAAAATCAGTGTCAGTGGGAACTGGCCATTCAATCAAAATGGAGCTTGAATGTAAATTTGCAAGCCTCGTTTAGATCCCTTTTTCAGCATAAAACCTCAGATTTAGACGACTGTACCAGCTTAGCCCTGTTTAGGAGATTGCAGTAGTACTCTGAAGATGAGAGATGTATATGGTTTTGATATCtactctgaaaatgtttttctacaATGTGGAAATGTATTTGGCCTGagtgtacttaaaaaaaaaaaaaagtatattatTAAAAAAGTAAGTAATAAATGCACTTAAAACTAGCAAATACATCATGAGGTTAGGAAAGCCCCTATAAAATAATGTAGCTGAGCCGAAGAACCAATCAATTTAGAAGCCTGCAGATAAAAGATTACTTGTAGATTAATGTGagcaagaaaaccaaaacactgaCAACTATGACTAATGTGAATCATCCCTGAAAAAATCTAGCTTAAAAATAACTAGTTCTGTCTTGCTAATCAAGGTGAGATTAAAACTTGGTTGGAATGAGGTCTTGCTTTCTGTAAGTCATTGTCAGAGAAGAACAGACTAGACTGACCCTTGCTCTGTGCCAACACAGGGGACTCTGCATCGATAGATTCAGAGATTGAAAAAAGCATTGCATTTTTACCAAATATACTTCAGGTGTGCTTTTGTCTAGTAAACCTGAATCTGCTGCACATAAACCACTACTTAAGGCATCAATAACTCAGAAGAGTCACCTGAGTGCGTAGCAGTTCTTCTTGAAGTTGATCAATCTTCTCTTTGTCAGAAAcctacaaagaaaaataatcatggCTACCACCATCACTTGTTTAGTTTAAGCACTGTAAGTAACCAAATTACGAGCTGAAAGTTTCATTCCACATAAGAAAAATGACTCGACATGCACTTCACAGCAAATAAAATTCTTCAATTagcatttgaaatttaaaactgaTGGAAAGCCCCATCTGTAACAGGAGCTTTACATCAAAGAATTGTCTGAATTTCAGTACAtgcaaatgtaaaaattaaCCCTTCAAGACTTAATACTGGGAAAGTGGGTTtaaggaaaagcagcttcatATGGTCCTGAGATTTGTGGCCACTGAACTAAATGTAGTTTTAGTGGTCAAACTCTCAGGATCTTGTATATCCACTTTCTGAATTAACACCAACCTAATGTGATAAAATCACTGAATACCTGCTTGCTACAGAAAATACTTGCAGGTAAGTATTCACTATTTATGAATATTCATAAGCATTCTTATTTCATATTTGTGAGAATTCTAAATGTGCTACACAACTTCATACATTTTAGATAGGCAGGATAGTCTTGAAGggttatttcaaaattatttaaattacattaaaactggaaaaattagGATATTATAGTACAAGACATCTTGAGATTCAAGGAATTAATGTAATAAGATCAAGCACTAAGAAACATTCTAAGCCAAATGTTCCTAAAATGTGTTCATCAAGATGCAGTAAACAGTTGTTTTAAACAATCCCCTTTCAATAACACAAAGACAAAAAGCATTAATGATGGAATACAGATTCTTATGATGTAAATATTTCCAAACAACAAAATCTAATGATTGACTGATAAAATAttcaatttagaaaaaaatggtaACCTAAACAATTATTGAGTGTGTCAGTATTTAAATAAAGTTCAGGTGATAAAGCCCATGTGACATTTACAACTCAAGTTGGCTTTAAATGAGAAAGAGCATATTATCTAATATGCAGAGGACAGCTGTTATTTAGACACAAATTAATTCCACTACTAAAACTTTACAAGAGTTGTTACAGACTAAACAAGAATTAGAATCCACAAGTATTCGTAGTGCTCAATATCATTTAGCTGTTAAGCCTGAAGAATTGTGTCTGCACTTTATAGAAAGAAATCCAAGCTGACACTTCCATCATATtgccattattttctttcataaagaGCAAAGACAAAATGCTATAAATTAACTTTTCATTGCTGTTAATTAGTTCAGTGGTAGCAAGAGTACATCAGAAACAGGGTTAGTTGAACAGAGGACTTGCTGTGCGCAGCCACAAGCTGCTAtatgtaaataaacatttacataTACACACACCTCCAACACCTCAGAGATTTAAGGGGAAAATAACAGGAAGGCAAAGAGAGTGATGTGCAGAGccaaaagcagcaagaaaattcaggaaagataaggaaaacaaagttcTTCCATGTGCTGCAGACTCTCAAAGGAGGTaacattttcctgctctctgctgttctcAAAGGACTTGTGGGGCCATGATGCACCTCTGAAGTGCTTCCCTACAGACACCTCCAACCACGGGCACTGTCTGTGAGAGCTGAAGCTTCTGTTCAACGCAGAAAGCCAAAATATTGCACAATATTGCGAGATCTTAGGCAAAGAACCATCTAGCACTAGATGATTAATTCTAACAAGGACTTTAGGTAAGTTATgtcaaaaccaacaaacagcTCTAGAATGATGTCACTGCCTCAGTGCTTGGTGCAGGTGTGATTTCAATGTTAGTACATACAGTATTTTGAACATGTGGTCCACAATATTGCTAGAAATTGTGAAGTTGCCAATAAAAGCTGAAGTATCAGTTTGAAGTACTAAGTCACATAAGACTGATCTCTGATTTCTATCCCCCCTCCAAAAATCAACTATTAAAGTATGTTTATATAGGTACATGAGTATTTGTTTAATCCAGTTCAATATGGTTTGTAACTCAAGattcctccctctttccccatTGCCATCATAAAGAATTATGAGAAAAGAATACTGGAGACTTATTTTTAATCAAGGGCCCTTGCACATAGATATCTGTGAGTACTCAAATACCAAAAAGCTCCTTATGGAGTTACACATTTTGCACAGCAGTTGCTTTTCAACAGCCTTTATCACATATAGCATAAAATAATTAGGTGCATCTGAAAATTCAGTACCTTTGAAACCACAGCTTTTGGACTTGTACATTCTCTAACTAGActacaaataattaaaaattgataATGTTCAGAACTACAAAGATTTctaataatttaaatgaaaatatcaagGCCCAGACAAAATGCATTCAAGCAGCCATGCACAGTGCAGTTGTAAACAATTTTACTGCTAAATATTTAACAGGctgcccccccaaaaaaatcaacaagagaaaactaaatttttgtttttagtaTCTTCTCCTGATTGTGAGATGGTTTGTACTGTTACTCAATTTACAACTGCAGTAGATTTAATACTgagcaaataaattaaaatagaaaaatatgtaaGTAAATTGGGCAAAACTttcaagaacagaaataaaaccatcatATTTTATTATAGACATGCAAGCAAGACAACTCagttaaaacataaaaaaggtTAGTTTATGCCCTGTCAGAAAGacctgaaattatttatttcattgacAGTCACAATTTGGTCTTCCAAAAAACAATGTGGATCAATAACTGGATTCTTTGACCGATATCCTCATATCAAGGTATTAAAGAAATTAGTTTACCATCTCTTTCAAATTGATTCAAACATAAAAGTTAGTGTGACAAACAAGACTCTGTCTTAAGGCATGTATGCCAAACAGCACATTGAATGTTAAGTGAAAACTTTCTATATGCAAAGGAAGGTAGACCTTCAATCCTCTGAAGACAGAGTACCTGCCATGGAGGGCAGGATAACAAAGAGCATTTTCTTCATAGCTTGGGAATTGTGGAATTAGTTGCAATAAAGTACTAACAAAGTAGAATCTCAATCACAAACAAATGTAGTATCaagctcatttttcttcctgaatgtatttattagactgaaatttttatatatcaaatattatgttgtttttttcagcaatttttacAAGTTCatacattttattattacttCAATCTATTATTCCATTCTCTAGCTCTCTCAATAAACTGTATACAGTCTGACTAGGGAGCTTGTAACTCTAAACCATATAAAATAATATGGCAAGAAAGTAAAACATTGAAGTACTATACTTTCAGagaacactgattt
The genomic region above belongs to Motacilla alba alba isolate MOTALB_02 chromosome 9, Motacilla_alba_V1.0_pri, whole genome shotgun sequence and contains:
- the OPA1 gene encoding dynamin-like 120 kDa protein, mitochondrial isoform X4, which codes for MWRTRAAAACVICRSLANSSYGIKRKSPLQNLHLVSRSIHHPYYPSAKFQRPPLRISIQQLSSLNRLPLHKTKLLNVKHGYQSHRNFWLARLASRLLRVRYLILGSAVGGGYTAKKTYEQWKDMMPDLEDYKWIVPDFIWELDELVDFEKLLKALPDADDLAKLMPDFDKIGESLASLKGFLSPGSPGETAFRATDQGYDSDKQFKKVSDKEKIDQLQEELLRTQLKYQRMLERLEKENKELRKLVLQRDDKGIHQRKLKKSLIDMYSEVLDILSDYDASYNTQDHLPRVVVVGDQSAGKTSVLEMIAQARIFPRGSGEMMTRSPVKVTLSEGPHHVALFKDSSREFDLTKEEDLAALRNEIEIRMRNSVKEGCTVSTETISLSVKGPGLQRMVLVDLPGVISTVTSGMAPDTKETIFSISKAYMQNPNAIILCIQDGSVDAERSIVTDLVSQMDPQGKRTIFVLTKVDLAEKNVASPNRIQQIIEGKLFPMKALGYFAVVTGKGNSSESIESIKEYEEEFFQNSKLLKTSMLKAHQVTTKNLSLAVSDCFWKMVRESVEQQADAFKATRFNLETEWKNNYPRLRELDRNELFEKAKNEILDEVISLTQVTPKHWEEMLEKTLWERVSTHVIENIYLPAAQTANSGTFNTTVDIKLKQWTDKQLPNKAVEVAWETLQEEFSRFMTEKKGKEHDDIFDKLKQAVKEETIKRHKWNERAEDSLRVIQHNALEDRSISDKQQWDAAIHFMEETLQSRLKDTESVIEDMVGPDWKKRWLHWVGRTKEQNIRNETKNELEKLIKCNEDHPAYLANDEVTTVRKNLEARGVAVDPCLIKDTWHQIYRRYFLKSALNHCNLCRRGFYYYQKHFVDSELECNDIVLFWRIQRMLAITANTLRQQLTNTEVRRLEKNVKEVLEDFAEDNEKKVMLLTGKRVQLAEDLKKVREIQEKLEAFIEALHQEK
- the OPA1 gene encoding dynamin-like 120 kDa protein, mitochondrial isoform X2: MWRTRAAAACVICRSLANSSYGIKRKSPLQNLHLVSRSIHHPYYPSAKFQRPPLRISIQQLSSLNRLPLHKTKLLNVKHGYQSHRNFWLARLASRLLRVRYLILGSAVGGGYTAKKTYEQWKDMMPDLEDYKWIVPDFIWELDELVDFEKLLKALPDADDLAKLMPDFDKIGESLASLKGFLSPGSPGETAFRATDQGYDSDKQFKKGLLGELILLQQQIQQHEEEARRAAGFSSQQKRKVSDKEKIDQLQEELLRTQLKYQRMLERLEKENKELRKLVLQRDDKGIHQRKLKKSLIDMYSEVLDILSDYDASYNTQDHLPRVVVVGDQSAGKTSVLEMIAQARIFPRGSGEMMTRSPVKVTLSEGPHHVALFKDSSREFDLTKEEDLAALRNEIEIRMRNSVKEGCTVSTETISLSVKGPGLQRMVLVDLPGVISTVTSGMAPDTKETIFSISKAYMQNPNAIILCIQDGSVDAERSIVTDLVSQMDPQGKRTIFVLTKVDLAEKNVASPNRIQQIIEGKLFPMKALGYFAVVTGKGNSSESIESIKEYEEEFFQNSKLLKTSMLKAHQVTTKNLSLAVSDCFWKMVRESVEQQADAFKATRFNLETEWKNNYPRLRELDRNELFEKAKNEILDEVISLTQVTPKHWEEMLEKTLWERVSTHVIENIYLPAAQTANSGTFNTTVDIKLKQWTDKQLPNKAVEVAWETLQEEFSRFMTEKKGKEHDDIFDKLKQAVKEETIKRHKWNERAEDSLRVIQHNALEDRSISDKQQWDAAIHFMEETLQSRLKDTESVIEDMVGPDWKKRWLHWVGRTKEQNIRNETKNELEKLIKCNEDHPAYLANDEVTTVRKNLEARGVAVDPCLIKDTWHQIYRRYFLKSALNHCNLCRRGFYYYQKHFVDSELECNDIVLFWRIQRMLAITANTLRQQLTNTEVRRLEKNVKEVLEDFAEDNEKKVMLLTGKRVQLAEDLKKVREIQEKLEAFIEALHQEK
- the OPA1 gene encoding dynamin-like 120 kDa protein, mitochondrial isoform X3, with amino-acid sequence MWRTRAAAACVICRSLANSSYGIKRKSPLQNLHLVSRSIHHPYYPSAKFQRPPLRISIQQLSSLNRLPLHKTKLLNVKHGYQSHRNFWLARLASRLLRVRYLILGSAVGGGYTAKKTYEQWKDMMPDLEDYKWIVPDFIWELDELVDFEKLLKALPDADDLAKLMPDFDKIGESLASLKGFLSPGYNLVSEVIGASDLLLLLGSPGETAFRATDQGYDSDKQFKKVSDKEKIDQLQEELLRTQLKYQRMLERLEKENKELRKLVLQRDDKGIHQRKLKKSLIDMYSEVLDILSDYDASYNTQDHLPRVVVVGDQSAGKTSVLEMIAQARIFPRGSGEMMTRSPVKVTLSEGPHHVALFKDSSREFDLTKEEDLAALRNEIEIRMRNSVKEGCTVSTETISLSVKGPGLQRMVLVDLPGVISTVTSGMAPDTKETIFSISKAYMQNPNAIILCIQDGSVDAERSIVTDLVSQMDPQGKRTIFVLTKVDLAEKNVASPNRIQQIIEGKLFPMKALGYFAVVTGKGNSSESIESIKEYEEEFFQNSKLLKTSMLKAHQVTTKNLSLAVSDCFWKMVRESVEQQADAFKATRFNLETEWKNNYPRLRELDRNELFEKAKNEILDEVISLTQVTPKHWEEMLEKTLWERVSTHVIENIYLPAAQTANSGTFNTTVDIKLKQWTDKQLPNKAVEVAWETLQEEFSRFMTEKKGKEHDDIFDKLKQAVKEETIKRHKWNERAEDSLRVIQHNALEDRSISDKQQWDAAIHFMEETLQSRLKDTESVIEDMVGPDWKKRWLHWVGRTKEQNIRNETKNELEKLIKCNEDHPAYLANDEVTTVRKNLEARGVAVDPCLIKDTWHQIYRRYFLKSALNHCNLCRRGFYYYQKHFVDSELECNDIVLFWRIQRMLAITANTLRQQLTNTEVRRLEKNVKEVLEDFAEDNEKKVMLLTGKRVQLAEDLKKVREIQEKLEAFIEALHQEK